TGGCGCAAGGGGGCCAAGAGGTCGGTGCCGACCTGCACCCGCTCGGCCAGACCGACTACTCGTCGTACCTCACCAAAGTCCGCAACAGCAACGCCGACGTGCTCGTCTTCTCCAACTACGGTCCCGATTGCCAGAACGCCACCAAACAAGCCGTTCAGCTCGGGCTCCACAAGAAGATGACGTTCGGCGGCATCCTGTGCGGCAACGACGTCGCGATCGGCATGCCGGTCGACGATCTCGTCGGCTCACTGTGGGGCTACGTGTGGGGACCCGAAGCGGGCGGCGATGCGATGAGCGTCTACAACGCGCTCAAACCGGGCGTGAACGAAGTCGACTGGCGCCAGTACCTCGGCTACATGGCCGGCAAGAACATCATCAACCGCCTGGAGGCGGCCGGCACGACGGCGACGGAGAAGATCATCGAGGCGTTCGAGAACTACCACTACGACGCCGCGAAGAAGAGCGGCGCGTACTTCCGCAAGTGCGATCACCAGGCGGTGCAGCAGACGTACGCCGGCGAGATCATCGCGAAGGACAAGCGCCGCAGCCCGAACGAGTTCTTCACCATCGCTTCGACGGTGGGCGGCGACTACGCCGCGGAGCAGTGCTCCAACCCGGACAGCACCGCGGCCGAAAAGATCATCACCTCCGAGAAGGTCGGCCCGCGCGAAGGCTACACGGTCGTCTCGCTCCGGTAGCTCGCGCTCGGACGAGCATGCACGGACGGCGGTCGCGCGAGCGGCCGCCGTCTTCATTGGACGGGCAGTTCGTTTAGGTTGGACGGCCGGCGGGGAAAGCCGAACGACCATGACCGCGACGACGATCGTCGAGCTCGTTTGCCGTGGCGCGGACCACCGTGAGGCCGTCAGCGGCCCCGACGGTTCCGGGCTCGACTACGTCTCCTTGTGCAACGCCGCCGACGCCGTCGGGTCGGCCCTGGTGGCGCGCGGCGTCGCGCCCGGCGAGCGGGTCGCGAGCGCGCTGGGCGCCGGACCGGAGCTCGCCGCCGCGCTGATCGGCACCGGTGCGGCTCGCGCGGTCTTCGCGCCGCTGCCGCCACTGGTCGACGAGCCGTCGGCCCGCGCCGCGCTGCGGGCCCGGGACGCGCGCGTCCTGCTCGCGCCGGCGGCGCCGCTCCCGCCCGGCGTCCGCGCGGCCGCGGCGGCGCTCGGCGTGCCGGTCCTGCGGATCGGCTTCGACGAGCGCGGCTTGGCTTTGATCGACGGCGAGCACGTCTTCGAGGCGCACGACCGCATCGCCGAACCGCACGACCCGGCGTACGCGCCGCTGGAGGGAGCGCCGCTGACGCACGAGCAGCTCGTCGCCGCCGCCGGCGAGCGGGGCCTGGCCGGGCTGCTCGACATCGTCGCCGGAGGCACCGTGCCGGCCGCCGTGCGGAGCGGCCTGGCCGCCTGACCGGGTTCTATCCTTAAATTAATAGTTGACAGCGCGCCCACGGCGTGCTAGCGTCGTCCCATGCCCCGCAAGAAGTCGCCGACCCTCACCGAGGCGGAGTACCGCCTCATGCAGGTCCTTTGGGACCGCGGTGAGTCGAGCGTCGCCGAAGTCGTCGATGCGATCGGCGATCCGCCGCTCGCGTACAACACCGTCCTCACCACGATGCGCATCCTCGAGCAGAAAGGCTACGTCCGCCACAAAGCGGCCGGCCGCGCCTTCATCTACAAAGCCGTCGTCGCGCGCGACGAAGCGCAGCGCAGCGTGGTCACCCACGTGCTCTCCCGGTTCTTCGACGGCTCGCCGCGCGAGCTGGTGCTGAACCTGCTCGAATCCGAAGCCGTCGACGACACCGAGCTCGACCGGCTGCGGGAGCTCCTCGACAAGGCCAAAGGCCAGCAGTAAATGCTCGAGGCGGTCGTCGGCGTCGCGCTTCGCGCGATTCTCGCGAGCGTCGTCTTGGGCGGAGTGCTCGGCGCGCTGGTGCTCATCGCCACGCGCGCGCTCGCACTCACCGCCGCGACCCGGCACGCGCTGTGGACGACCGCGCTCCTCGCGACCGCCTTGATGCCGCTGGCCGGCGTCGGCGTCAGCGTCGCGAGAGCGTACGCCGCACCCCAGCTTGTCGCCACCGCGCCCGAGACGGTGAAGGTCGTACGGGCCCCGCTCTCGGACATCGGTACGAAATCCCGAACGGCGCACGATTCTTCTGCGCTCGCTCAGCCGCCTGAACCGAAATCGCCGGCGCAGACGCCGGCGAGCTCGCCGCGCTCCGACGCGTCGCATTCCTTTGCGTCCTCACTGCGCGACCGGTTCACGTTCGCGGGGTGGACGCCGCGCGTGACGCGGAATCTCGCCGCCGGCGTGGTCGGCGTATGGCTGCTCGGCGCGCTGATCGGATTGTTCGGGTTGGCCGCGAGCATCCTGCGTGTGCGCGGCCTCAAGCGGCGCTCGAGCCCACTCGACGGAACGCTCGCCGACGAGCTCCCGTGGCTGACCGCGCCGAACGCGGCGCGCGAGATCTACCTGCGCCTGTCTTACGAGACCGAGACGCCGGTGGCGATCGGCTTCCGCCGGCCGGTGATCCTGATTCCGACCGAGCTTGCGACGGCCGAAGGGCTCGCCGCGATCGAGTCGCTCGTGCTGCACGAGTACGCGCACTTGGCGCGCCACGACGACTGGACGAACCTCGTGCAGCGCACGATCGAGCGGATCTTCTGGTTCAACCCGGTGGTGTGGCTGGTCGGGCGCCGGATCGCGCTCGAGCGCGAGATCGCCTCCGACGACGCGGTCGTCGAGAAGACCGGCGAGCCGCACGCCTACGCGACCTCGCTGTGGCGGCTCGCGCGCGAGATGCGCATGCCCGAGCACGCCGTCGTCGCGCCGGGCGCGCTGCTGACCCGCAAGCAGATCACCGTGCGCATCGAGCAGCTGCTCGACAAGAAGCGCGCGCGGCTGCACCGCTCGCCGGCGACCGCGCTCGGCGTCGCGCTCGCCGCGCTGCTCGCCGTCGGTTTCGTCGCGACGAGCGCGCCGGCGATCGAGCTTCCGCGCGCCGAATCGCCGCTCGCAACGTCGAACGCGGCAGCAGTGCCGGCGGCCCATACGACGGCGGCGCGCCGCGTCGTGGCGTGGCACGAGACGACGCACGTCACCACGCCGGCCGGTGCCGCGAAAGCGATTGCCGCCCAGCACGCGAACGCTGGCACGACCGCGCCCGAAACGACGACCGTGAAGACGGAGCACACGATCGTTCGGTACCAGAGCGCTCAGTCGAAGCCGGTCGTGAACGAGCGGATCGTCTACCTGCACGACAGACAGAACTCCAAGACCGTGCCGGCGCCGCCGGCCGACTCGGTTCCGGTCCCGCCGGCTCCGCCGGCTCCGCCGGGCGCCCCCGCCGTGCCGCCGGTTCCCGGGTTCGGTCCCGACATCGCGAAAACGATCAGCGCGGCGATGGCGGCGGTACCGCGCGAGATCGCTCAGGAGACCGGAGCCCCGCGCAAGCGGCACGCGAAGTACGACGGCTCGAAGGTCACCCGCGAGATCGTCGCCTCGTGCCTCGGCTGCTCGTTCCGCGGCAGCGACGCGCGCGGCGTGGACCTGCACGGCTTGAAGATCGTCGGCGACGACTTCAGCGACGCCGACCTGCGCGGCGCGAACCTCTCCGGCGCACGGCTCGCCGGCGTCTCGCTGGCGCGGGCGAAGCTCGCCGACGCGAACTTGCGCGGCGCGGCGTTCGCCGGCGTCGACCTCGAGGGCACCGAGCTCGACGGCGCACTGCTCGACAACGTCACGATGGCGGGCATCTCGATGCAGCACGTCGCGCTGCGCGGCGTCGGTCTGCGGAACATCATGGCGAAGTGCACGGGCTGCGACTTCTCCCGCATGGACTTGCACGGTGAAGACCTGCGCGGCATCGTGCTGAACGGCGCGGACCTGAGCCACAGCGACCTGCACGGCGCGAACCTCAGCGGCGTGCGCTTCAACGGTGTCGACCTCTCGCACGCCGATCTGAGCGGCGCCGACCTCACCAACGCGCAGTTCGCCGGCTGCGACCTGAGCACGACGAACCTGCACAACGCGCGCATCACCGGGATGACGATGCAGGGAAGCTCGCTCGGCGAATGACCCCCGCTCTTCTTTTTGGCCGCTACACTTATTTCATTAGTTACAAAATCTGCCCAAGGAGGCTGCCGTGATCCGTTCCCTCGTCCTCGCCGCGCTCGCGCTGCTCGTCTGCGCGGCGGCGATACCCGCCCGGGCGCAAGACACGCTTTCGCGCGAGCTCATCGACGCGTGCGTCGGCTGCCGCTTGCCGCACGACTTGCACGGGCGCGACTTGCACGGTTTGCGCTTCGTCGGCACCGACTTGCGCGATGTCGACTTTTCGCACGCGAACTTGAGCGGCGCGCAGTTCACCGGCGCGAACCTCGACGGTACGCGCTTCGACGACGCCGACCTGCGCAACGCGCGATTCGTGGGCGTGCGGCTGGGACGCGCCTCGTTCGCGCGCGCGAACACCGACGGGGTGAGCTTCGTCGGCGCGAAGGTGACGCAGGCGGCGCTCGACGGCACGCTCGGCCGCGTCATCATCCGCAACTGCACCGGCTGCGCGCTGCAAGGTCTCGACCTGCACGGCGCCGACCTGCGCGGGATCAAGGTCGTCGGCGCGAACCTGAGCGATGCGAACTTCGCCGGCGCGCGGCTCAACGACGCGCAGCTGATCGGCGTCCGCGCCCACGACGCCGATTTCTCGCGCGCCGACCTGCACGGCGCGAACCTCTTCGGCGCCTC
This Candidatus Eremiobacterota bacterium DNA region includes the following protein-coding sequences:
- a CDS encoding ABC transporter substrate-binding protein, which codes for MDDHRPDTSVDRREFMRRTGALGIAGAAALGFPLLETRNAAAAPLLPPRDVIAAGGGATVKIGHIDGFSGVYAAASQSQQHGMEVAVAQQMRKNSRIKYEIVKGDDANKAATGTTEAKRLILQEKVDLLTGCLSSAVGLAVSATASENNTFFLAIGTHDTNITGPKAHRVTFRQTCSNAMLANAVGPALLKKGKRWYFLIADYAFGTDGHERLKRILLAQGGQEVGADLHPLGQTDYSSYLTKVRNSNADVLVFSNYGPDCQNATKQAVQLGLHKKMTFGGILCGNDVAIGMPVDDLVGSLWGYVWGPEAGGDAMSVYNALKPGVNEVDWRQYLGYMAGKNIINRLEAAGTTATEKIIEAFENYHYDAAKKSGAYFRKCDHQAVQQTYAGEIIAKDKRRSPNEFFTIASTVGGDYAAEQCSNPDSTAAEKIITSEKVGPREGYTVVSLR
- a CDS encoding AMP-binding protein, translating into MTATTIVELVCRGADHREAVSGPDGSGLDYVSLCNAADAVGSALVARGVAPGERVASALGAGPELAAALIGTGAARAVFAPLPPLVDEPSARAALRARDARVLLAPAAPLPPGVRAAAAALGVPVLRIGFDERGLALIDGEHVFEAHDRIAEPHDPAYAPLEGAPLTHEQLVAAAGERGLAGLLDIVAGGTVPAAVRSGLAA
- a CDS encoding BlaI/MecI/CopY family transcriptional regulator; the encoded protein is MPRKKSPTLTEAEYRLMQVLWDRGESSVAEVVDAIGDPPLAYNTVLTTMRILEQKGYVRHKAAGRAFIYKAVVARDEAQRSVVTHVLSRFFDGSPRELVLNLLESEAVDDTELDRLRELLDKAKGQQ
- a CDS encoding pentapeptide repeat-containing protein — encoded protein: MLEAVVGVALRAILASVVLGGVLGALVLIATRALALTAATRHALWTTALLATALMPLAGVGVSVARAYAAPQLVATAPETVKVVRAPLSDIGTKSRTAHDSSALAQPPEPKSPAQTPASSPRSDASHSFASSLRDRFTFAGWTPRVTRNLAAGVVGVWLLGALIGLFGLAASILRVRGLKRRSSPLDGTLADELPWLTAPNAAREIYLRLSYETETPVAIGFRRPVILIPTELATAEGLAAIESLVLHEYAHLARHDDWTNLVQRTIERIFWFNPVVWLVGRRIALEREIASDDAVVEKTGEPHAYATSLWRLAREMRMPEHAVVAPGALLTRKQITVRIEQLLDKKRARLHRSPATALGVALAALLAVGFVATSAPAIELPRAESPLATSNAAAVPAAHTTAARRVVAWHETTHVTTPAGAAKAIAAQHANAGTTAPETTTVKTEHTIVRYQSAQSKPVVNERIVYLHDRQNSKTVPAPPADSVPVPPAPPAPPGAPAVPPVPGFGPDIAKTISAAMAAVPREIAQETGAPRKRHAKYDGSKVTREIVASCLGCSFRGSDARGVDLHGLKIVGDDFSDADLRGANLSGARLAGVSLARAKLADANLRGAAFAGVDLEGTELDGALLDNVTMAGISMQHVALRGVGLRNIMAKCTGCDFSRMDLHGEDLRGIVLNGADLSHSDLHGANLSGVRFNGVDLSHADLSGADLTNAQFAGCDLSTTNLHNARITGMTMQGSSLGE
- a CDS encoding pentapeptide repeat-containing protein gives rise to the protein MIRSLVLAALALLVCAAAIPARAQDTLSRELIDACVGCRLPHDLHGRDLHGLRFVGTDLRDVDFSHANLSGAQFTGANLDGTRFDDADLRNARFVGVRLGRASFARANTDGVSFVGAKVTQAALDGTLGRVIIRNCTGCALQGLDLHGADLRGIKVVGANLSDANFAGARLNDAQLIGVRAHDADFSRADLHGANLFGASLRGTKLAGAAIGDAVLCSEARDYYPSGTTEHRTICADLRGVDLRGLDFRAARWCSNDDEARPRTCRTVTRQELIDIAHADLTGAQAPA